tatatatatatatatatatatatatatatatatatatatatatatatatatatatatatatatatatatatatatatatatatatatatatatatatatatatatatatatatatctatctaaagtaggaagatgtgatgtagttctaaaggAAAAGtatgggtaataagcaaagctctacctccagtgtgtttcttcattatgatcagagataaatgtaaacaaaacattggttgccattttttatcgtgctttttagcgtgtttaggaaacgcatgatataaaatcacctttaatatttgtgcctgttttagtttagggtactgtagtacatgcattaagtgttctgtacattaatgggtagtttgttaacagtactacatacaagggaaggttttaaaagtctgaatatacatgttgaataaataggtaattatggtgtcactacttcgtggattttcacctatcgcggccgcgtctggaatctatctaccgcgataaacgagggttcactgtaaatgtgAAGGGCAAATATGttgggaaaataaaaattatttgccacaagatagagagagagggagagagagagagagatagatgtggGATGGGATGTTGCTACTATAAAAGACTATTCCTGCTAATTATTGATGTTGATGGTTGGGAGGTTAAGTTAAGGGTTTATCCTTAGTTATGATTTTAAAGAATTTTCTATAGATATATTTTATGGGATATTagtttaatgattttaattttttttttttttcatgaacatagaatctcaatttttttttttcaagtaaagctCATAATGTGATATGCTGTTGTGAGAAAGGCCATCCttgatttggcttttttttttttttttttttgcttaaaatatCTAATGAATAATGCTCTATTAAACACTTGCATCTCTCAGGTTAAGAAGGAGTCTAATGGGGAATCTTTACCTTATTTGTTAGATGATAGATACTAGTACAGTAGCTTCTGTCTCAAACTTCTATGAAATTAGTATAAAAGGGTAAATAGCTCCAGGGTGGCTAGTTTCCGAAAGCATCGCTTACTGGAAGGTTTTTACAGAATTTTTTCGACCCCTAACTGCATTCATATTTAAACCTTAAACTACAATTCCCCCCCTGCTTCCTTACATCCATCTTACTGTCAAgcttcttaacttttacttcataccgCAATTGCCAAGTTTTCACATGTTGCTCATGGATACTGAGTTGCCTCCCGGGACCCAGTGCTGGGCTTTTACCCCAGATTCATAGATAGAATGGATAAGCAATATAATCAGTCTTTGTTTGGGTAATATTTTTTAATGTAGTGAAAAAAATTGCTTTTTGTGATTATTatatcttttgtagtttatttagttccttatttcctttcctcactgggctattttccctgttggagcccttgggcttatagcatccccttttcctgctagggttgtagcttagaaagtaataatgataatgatattattatgggGTGTAGGCTGACAGTATGGTGTACATTGAGGTACTGTATGTTCTACATTCTCTcatcttactttattttttctattacttaTACTAAGTGCAAAAGTATTCACAGATAGAGAGGATAAGAACTGAGGCATAGTACAAAACCTTATTCTACACTGtagtacagtatatagtattttGCATATCATTTCAGCATAGATAGGTAAGAAACCTCGGCTACGTTATGATTGTGATTTTACAATGGTACAATTTTAGAAACattaaatattgcatatattgtACTGTGCTCTATTGCTTACCGCTCATTATTGAAGGAGGAAAAAAATGATAGGATTATATATTAATTAATGAATAAGGAATGAccatttttcataaatattaaagTTTGCTTATTTCAAGCTCTGAAAAACTGGCATCtactattttgccttttttttttttttttttttttctccccactcAAAATGGATTTTCAGCCAAAAGTGAAAAAGGATAGTGATTTTTCTTTGATGACTGATGGATGTCCCAGGCAATGTCAAAATCACAAACATCCCAGATCACTGGATGTCTGTGACATCAAAATTTAAAAAGAATGGTCATTAGAAATAAATTATTGCCCCTTAGCATATATAGTAAGAGGCCTTTCCTAGTGTTAGAACCTTATTTGAACAGCAGCACccaaataatgatgggaaaaaaacAGTTTTCTAGCTATACCTTTTTTGTGGTCAGAATTGTATTATTTTGCAATAAAttcttttcataattcatataagagTTTTCTGGGTCAAATTGGAAAAAGAGTACAGAATTTTTTTGTGTCCGTAGATAGTTTTGTTTCTGCCACACAGCTTAAAATTTATCATATCTAGACAAGATTTATTGTAGATCTGATTATTCTGTTGTAAATTGTAACCTTTTAAAAAAGCAAACTTAGTACAGTATTAAAGTTATACCTCAAATATTAAGGTCACTGTGTACAgcattttgaaaattatacaatacgGTACTGTActtatagttctttttttttcgtttgggGCCAGGACCCCAGTACTAGGCACAATATGATGTGCAAGATATTACAGTCATCAAAAGAGTTAAACAAAAGTACATATTCAATTGATATTTACTATCAGATTGTGTTTTAGATAACATTTATTCAaggaaggaaatatttattctattgtatGAGGGAATATATCACACTTCTAATGGTAAAAGGTGGTGCTGTACAGAATATGAAATAATGCTGGAGCTCATCTTATTAGGAAAGTATAAAACTTACTTTTAAGATGTCCTAGAGCACAGCAGTCATGTTATACAAATGTGGATTGTAATACTGTAACCAAGTGTATGATTTTTGGGATGTAAAAACTAGTCATTTTGAATATGCTGCAAATTGAGTCAGACTTGAATGATTTTGAAGGATGCATTTTCTTTTAATACAATTTGATTATAAAATAGAGAATACTGTTCTATAAAGGTCTTTGGGGGTGAGAAGATATGGATCAGAATAAGAATAGAAATTAACCAGGATGaactaatagagaaaaaaaaaaagaaatgttgttgaAGAGTTGATATTGCAAATCCTGACTTGAGTGAATGATTCTGTAAAATTATTGGTTTGGAGGCCTTTTGTTGTTAGGGTTTTATGGTTTTTGAAAGTGAAAATATACTTTTGAAACAATGTAAATTGTCATAAATGTTTAATGTATCTCATTTGGTACTGGTAAGATGTATTAGCAACTAATTTTTATAGCACTATATATTTACAGTGCTTGGACGTTTTTACATTTACTGttgatcatatgatttggaaattTAACATTACAGTATTACTCTCCatttgattattgttgttatttttcataatttgcaaTATCTTttgcctatactgtatataaaagaactataaaaaattataggaatttatggtactgtatatatttttctagaTGAAGATGGGGATAGTAATCCTGAGCTACAGGATGGCGAGATTAGCGCTCCTGCTGATGAAGACCGGGAACCAGCTTTGAAGAGGGCTCGCCAGGAATCTCCCAAACTCTCTAGTCTTCTGCTGGCAGCAACTCAAAAGCACTCCCCCTTTTCTAGGAAAAATGGAGGAAAGAGCAACTATAAGAAGAGTAGCAATAAGTTTTCCTACAATATTCCAGAGTGCACGAAAGTTGTACCCATGAAAAAGAAAAGTAGCCATGGTTCCACAAGTTCGTCTTCAGTAGCTAATATTAATTCGGTCTCAGATCTTCCTGTTTCTATACTTCCAAAAGGCTTGGGGGCATGTCTGTCCATTACAAATATTCCTAATCCAGTAAGTGGTGCTAATCATGTAAGTTCTAACTACAATTACCAGCACAAAGATGTATCCCCTCCACTTTTGACATCTTCTCTGCAGCAGTCTATGAAGCCCATGCCTAGTTTAAGGAAGATGGTGCCAGGAAAGCATCAAACAAATGGCAGTTGTAAAAATTTTGGTAGCAGGAGCTCAAAAAGATCTAGTATTCATGGAATGAAGAGTAAGACACATAATTTGAATACTAACTCCATAAATTTAAATCATTTGAATATGGGACAGAATTCAAATACTCTAACCATTGCACAGAGTTCTAACTCACTGAACATTGGACAAAGTTCAACTGCTATGAACAGTGTTACTAGTATGCACGGGATGAATAGCCTGATGTCCTCGGGATCTTTTTCTTGTGACAATGATAAGAATGATTCCCACGATAGCTTGCTTTCCATAAAACTAACTTCCCAACGCCTTGAATTTGAGCGCCAGGAACATGAACTAAAAATGAAGCTAATGGAAAAAGAACTGCAGTCGCAGACCTACCAGTCCCAGTACTGGGCACTAAAGTTAAAGTTGCTCCGTAGTGGGCGCGAAAGTAATGCCTTCAACTTGGCTGGTGCTACAAATGGTGATATTGATTAATGAGGTTGTTTGATAGGTGTGTGGTTTTTCTGTAGGTTGTGAATTTGTGATTTTTTTGgaattccccccctttttttttgttgtaAATATGGATTGATGGGATTTTCCCCTTTTGATATAAGTTTAGTCATACAACTGCATTTGTAGGGTGGAATGTAGAtagcaatgcatttttttttatcgtcATGGTTGTGTATTAAACAGGTATTTTACATGTCATGTGTTGTGAAATTTGAATTTCCATGTTTAAGCTGTATCAATGGTTGTAGTATGTGTTGGATCTCACATAGAGCCAGGTAGCATTgtgtttgaatatttatttatttgtgtatatatatgtggtatttAATTTTCCAGATGTTTTTATCACTTCAAGAAATTAGAATGTGATGAATTTATCCTATTTGTTGTGAAGTCCATTTCATTTCGGTTATTTTGACAAGTGTATTTACTTTCAGCTATTCAGTGCTGCTGCCATATATAGTATCTTCATATGTTCTCTTTCGTTTCCCGTGCTTTTCAAAAAGTTCTCAACAGAATTCTGTGATAACTGAATTTTCCAAAGAATGACAAGGTTTAAGGTTTTGTGAGTATTTTTTATGGTATTGTCTTCAGAAACTGAGACTTACTAGAATTTCAttggctgtacagtatttgaaAGACCAAAAATAATCTGGAAATTTCTGTAAATCATCAGGCAATACAGTAAATTATCACTGTCTCACATAAGCTAACATTTCTCATTCATATGGAGCTTCTatcaattttattgttttaaggAAAGAGTTATTTATTTGCAGAATTCTAAGCTTTCAACTGCTCTTTCAAGTTTTTCTCTTATCACTTTAAGTCATTTTGCTGGTTCTGTATTGTCAAAATGTGGATTTTTGTATCTTCTCCCCTTGTGATTTTTATTTGTGTGAATTTAGTTTGTAAATTCGAAAAATTATTCAAAGTTCCATATGTTTCAGTCGTTTTTTAAGGTGTGCCAATTTAAGATCCATGTAAAGTACTGTTTGTTGATGCTGGTGAAATTCTGAGTCTATTGTGTGAGCAGAATAGCATCTTCTATCATGCAGGTGTTCTGTTGAATTTCAGTATTTGGATGGGTTTTGAGCTTATCCTATAACTCAAAAAGAAAGACAAGTACATCACTATTTGTAGCTTCCCCTTGTGAAGCTTTTTTCTTATAATTTGGGTGAACTGCTTTGAATCTGTTGAAATTAATAGGCTTCACAGGAATTCAGCATTTGAAGCTATATTTGactaacaattaaaagaaaatcatatgTCTTTTGGTTATCTTATGGGTAAATTATCATATCCCTTTGAATTAACAAGCAGTGTCAATTAGTCATTGGCCTCTGGATATTACTTGTGGTCCCCATTTTATGAAAACTGTCAAGTCAGGCTATTGTTACTTTCATATTTGTTCTGGCAGCAGAATCATCTGAAAGATAATTTGAATagaactactgtatatgtatgcattcatTATGTTGTCAAACTTCAGTCTAGTTTAGGGTTGTGTCATTCTACCGCTTAAAAACAATGCAATTTTGAAGTAATTTTGTCTTGCCTTCACTTTATTGAACTTGGCTTCTTTGACTCCTAGATTATGGAAACTGGCTTGAGTTATGCAATCCTTGATATTAAATCATGTCCAGTGTTACCTTATTAATCTCAGCCAACAATAAGTGACAAATCTTGGGCGGAAATCCCTCAAAGAAATTTGGCAGAATTGTCCAACATTGTACCATAGATTTAGCCAGGAACTTGGATTTTGAacaaactagtttattaaaaatgaaGTTTTTGAATTTGGACCTTTCTCCCCATCTGGGTGAACATTTTATCCatggaaaaattttttttaaagagtaaaGACATCATGCATGTCTTACATTTCTACTTTCCCTTTGGAATAGTTATGTGAGAGCTAATAATCTAGCTTTGTGGTCCGGTTATGGATAATATAATCCTTAGAATTGAAATGCAGTAGCTGTATGTTACATAAAGAAAAGGTAATGAGGATTAATTTTTGATAAAGTTAGGCGGCGtacagtaaatatt
The window above is part of the Palaemon carinicauda isolate YSFRI2023 chromosome 11, ASM3689809v2, whole genome shotgun sequence genome. Proteins encoded here:
- the LOC137650242 gene encoding uncharacterized protein, with protein sequence MEPQNNEQSPSPSGSEEMESDGDSEQEDELENDRSRDSDGDNQEDSDKENSDNSDDEDDDDDDDDDDEEEEEESEAEEGLDDGENQKSVSNHSSSDKNSETAYKGRKNSNGSYDDSPKHKEAKGKNQNHSDMDCYPLDDLPLEVITTVEPTNYSYPVLKNMSNGVLTHRNIFTEHERAVLREIINKYRNIVDTRSRTREIYLEKQSVWQQIVEEYNSTENIMVRTEKELRKCWDNMKYRAKQAEKEMMFKTEKLDMNYDGVDLHILAQHAIEEAVKLQQGATTKMEQSDEVVKAEPGVAVKMEPLESNDGADEDGDSNPELQDGEISAPADEDREPALKRARQESPKLSSLLLAATQKHSPFSRKNGGKSNYKKSSNKFSYNIPECTKVVPMKKKSSHGSTSSSSVANINSVSDLPVSILPKGLGACLSITNIPNPVSGANHVSSNYNYQHKDVSPPLLTSSLQQSMKPMPSLRKMVPGKHQTNGSCKNFGSRSSKRSSIHGMKSKTHNLNTNSINLNHLNMGQNSNTLTIAQSSNSLNIGQSSTAMNSVTSMHGMNSLMSSGSFSCDNDKNDSHDSLLSIKLTSQRLEFERQEHELKMKLMEKELQSQTYQSQYWALKLKLLRSGRESNAFNLAGATNGDID